The genomic window ATCCAATAGAAGACTTGGCGTTCGCCGCGCTGACTTTGTGCCTCGCGCGCCGCCTGTTGCGAGGGATACGTCTCGTGAAAAAGCGATCTCCAGGAGGCACTCTGGGGATTGCGGGGCTGCTGTGAGGGCGAACGAGATTCCGGCGGCATCCGGCTTCCCGGACGCATCTGTTCCACCAAGTCCGACTCATCGTCCCCCCAATCGCCCTCGTCGCCCGGGCCCTCGAAAACAGGACGATACCCGGGCCGAAGCAGCTCTGAAAGGTGACCGTTCTGTGCGGCCACCACCATGGCGGCCCAGAGGTGCTTGCAGAATTCACCGCCGGCGTAGAACTCGCAATCGCAGGAGAGGAGCGCTTTGCGTTGCGTGGCCTGAATGGAGACCACGTACGGATGGGTGCCTCTGACATAGGCAACAAGAGCGTTCGCGGAGGCCTTGGCGATCCTGACTCGCCCGGAGAGGGCGTAGTCCCATCCGCGTTGCTTGACCCCCGGCGAAAACCAATCGCGACAGAACGGAAACGGTTCCATCATTTCTGCTTCCCTGCGTCCTTGGCGGGAGCCTAGTGCGAATCGCGCATCGTTACAAGATCAGTTGAGGGGGACCGCCAACCTGCCCACGGTCTACCCGTTCGTTTCCGCTTTCGTGATTCGAAGATAGAGATCGCCGAGTTCAGCACTGGGTTCAATTTCCGTGCCCTCGTGCCATTCGTTGAAGCTCGTGATGAGGATCCACGGCGCGCCGGAGGCTTTGGCCGCTTTCCACATTTCGCGGTAAAGTTCGCCGCCGCGCCGGTCCAAATCGAATGCGTAGGGCCGGCCGATCTGTGTGTCGTTGTATCCCGGCACAATGGTGACGGCCGGAAGGCGACCCGATGCTTTCACCTCCTGCACATACCCCGAGAGATGTTTATCCAGATTCGATTGCAGGTAGCTCATTTCCGCAGACGGGTTGTAGATGTGGACGCCGGCGAAACCGTTTGCGATCACGCGGTGCACTCGCTTCGTCACCGGGCTGAGGCCGAGAGCGTCGCCGGTCAAGAATGCTGAGTCCCTGAGCCGTTCCATGTAAGGCGCCCAGTCTACCTCCACAGGCTGATCCGCCGGGCAGTTTTCCGCGAAACAGAAGAACGGCGGGAAGATTACGCGGCCGTAGAAGAAAATCACGGGCTTGCCGTCCTGTTTGTAATACGAGGGTCGCGCGCCGTATTCGCTCACGATGCGCTCGATCTCCGCCACGCCGTTTTCGATCCGGTCCTCGGGGAAACGTTCGTAGTAGATCACCACCCGGATTCGCCGTTGGTCCCTCTCGATCACATCGGTCAACTTCTTGAACGACTGGTCTTCGAACGATCCGAAGCCCCACCACGTGGCGATGAGAACGTCGATTCCGGCGGCCTCTGCGAGATCCAGGTGTCGGCGGATAACGGCATCGTCGTTCGAGTCGTACAGGCCTTCGGCGGGATGCCGGAGTGCGGCGATGTCGGGCAGACCTTGCACATCGAGTTTCGTCGGATCGTGCCCGGCGTCGGCCCAGTGCACCCATCGTCCTGAAACCTCCGGCGTTCCGTACCAGCCATAATAGAAGGCAAACGTGGTGAACGGCCTGGGTGCGGGTGAATCTGCGGACGCGCATGACGCCATGGCCAGCGCGATCAGCCGGGTGACACACCTCATTCTCACAGCGCGGGATTTTGACAGAACTGCACGGATTCCCCAATCGAGATCGCTGCGCCCGGGGGTCCTTCCCCACCACGCCGGCTGGTCATGGATACCATACTGGTGTATGCTATCGGTATGTTTCGGCAGATCGTTCACCTTGATCTTCCCCGCTTTATCGCCTCCATCGAGGCGGCGATCGAGCCGATGCTGAAGACCAAGGCCTTTGCCGTTGTCCCCACCGTTTCGCCCCGGGCGCCCGTGGTGGACGTCTCCCTTGAGGCGTGGCGGGACGGCGCGCGCAAGGGCATGAGGTTTCACGAGGCAAAAAAACTCATTCCGCAGCTGCGGGCCGTGCGGCCGCATTGGGGGGCGGCCCGGTCGGCCGGCGAGCGGCTCTTCGAGATCGCGCACGGCCTGTCGCCTTTCGTCGAGCCTGCCGGCCATGGCCATCTCTTTGCCGACGTGACGGGCGGCGAAGTTCCCCATGCCGATTCTGCTCGCCGTCCCCGTAGCGAAGCGGAGTGGGGGGGCGATGCGATGGCGAATCGGCTGCTGTCCGAAGTTCGGAGTCTGCGTATGTTCAACTGCGTACTGGGGGTGGCGACAAATAAACTGGTGTCAAAGGTGGCCGATCGGGCCTTCAAGCTTTGGCAGCCCTGTGGAGACGGGATCCTTCGCGTCGAACCGGAAAGAGAAGAAGAGTTCCTGGCGCCGTTACCCGTGACGTTGCTCCCTGAGATGCATTCCAAAACGGCCGGCCTCTTTGATCTGTTGAACATCCGGTTCATGCGCGATCTCGCCGGCCTCGATCCGGTGCAGGCCCACTCCGTCCTCGGAAAGAAGGGGCCCGTTCTCGTGCGGGGGGCGCGGGGGATCGATGATTCCCCGGTACGTCCTTATACGGAGGGAGCGGATGCGATCGACGAGCGGGTGATCTTTTCACCGGACACGAATGACTGGAGCCTCATCCGCGCGAAGCTGTTCGTGGCCGTGGAGAAACTGTCCGTCCTCTTGTACGAGCGGGGACTTGCGGCCCGCTCTTTGAGTGTGGAGGTGACCTACACGGATCTCGATACGGCGCGAAGGCACCGGGCCATCAAGCTGGAGAATGAGAGCCTATCCCAAAACCCGTGTAGGGGCGGACCTTTGGGTCCGCCCATGAAGAGGGAGCATCTGAAGATGCTCCCCTACATGCCTGGGAGTCTTGGTATAGGCTCCAAGCACTCTTTATTCACGGAGGCGGATGCGGCCCTGGAAGCGGCCTGTACACGAAGAGTGCGCGTCAAATGTCTTGTCGTCGAGGTTTCAGACCTCAAGCCCGCGAGCCGGCAGATCGGTTTGTTTCGAGACCCGCAGGAGGAGAGAAGACAACGGCTGGCCGGCGCCGTTCACGCCGTGCGATCCCGGTTCGGGTTCGACGCCATCCGGTTCGGCGCTTCGATCGTATGACCGGCCTCGGCTCGTTCGTTCATCTTCAAGTCCACAGCGGCTACAGCCTTCTGCGCGGGGTGAACCTCGTCGAGGAGATCGTGTTCTCGGCCCGGGAGCGTGGGTACAAGGCCCTCGCCCTTACGGATGTCAACAACCTGTACGCGTGCGTCCGGTTCTGGGATCTCGCGAAACAGGCCGGCCTGCATCCGATCTTGGGAGCCAAGGTCTGCCATGCGTCGGGAAACGCGGTCCTCCTGGTGGAGTCGAAAGCCGGATACGCCCGCCTGTGCGAAATCCTTTCGGCCGTCCATCAAATCCCGGGTTTCGACTTGGTCGAAGCCCTGCGAGAGGACGCCGGCGGCTTGGTGATCTTGTCGAAAAATCCACGGCTCTTGGAGGCGCTTCGCGTCGTCGTTCCTCCCTCCCACCTGTTCGGCCTCGTTACGCCTGGATGCGGACCGACGCCATATCCCGATCACTCTTCCACTCGTCGTCCCGGTGCCGGCCCCCACAAAGTTCCTATCACCGTCCCCGAAGGGGGTTGCAGCGAGGCGGAAAGGGCGACGTGGATCCGCCGTCTTGAAGCGATGAGGCTCCGGCCGGTGGCGACGACCGAAACCACGTTTCTTGATCCTGGAGAGCATTGGATCCACAAGATCCTCCGGGCCATTGATCTGAATACTTCACTGTCGCGCATGGCGGGAGCCGATATCGCACCGGAAACCGCCTGGCTGACGCCACCCGACGAGATCGGCAAGGTTTTCAGGGCCGTTCCCGCTGCGATCGAGAACTCCTTGGAGATCGCCGAGCGCTGTGTTCTCGATTCCCCACCGTGGGGCGAGACGATCTTCCCCTCGTTCGACGGTCTATCCGGAACGGATACTTTTGCCCTGCTCGAACGGTCTTGTCTCGAAGTGGTCGATTCGAGGTATCCGGGGCGCCCTCCGGAGGTTCTGGCGAGGCTGAGGCGCGAGTTGGAGATCATTCGGGACAAGGGATTCGCGGGCTATTTCCTGATCGTCCGGGACATCGTGCGAAGAGCAACAAGGAGCTGTGGGCGCGGCTCCGGAGCGGCGAGCCTCGTGTCCTACCTGCTGGGCATCACGGCGGTGGACCCGATCCGGCACAACCTTTTCTTTGAACGGTTCCTGAATCCTTCGCGAAAAGATCCTCCCGACATCGATGTCGATTTTGCATGGGACGAGCGGGACAACATTCTAAGCTACGTTTTCGAAAAATACGGAGCCGCACACAGTGCGATGGTCGCCAACCACGTCACGTTCCAACCGCGCATGGCCGTGCGCGAGGTGGCGAAGGTGTACGGGTTGGCGGATGACGAAATCGGCGCGGTGACGGAGCGGATCGGAGGTGTTTTTGAATCCACGGGGATGCCGACGGAGGCGGTTCGAGGAGCGAGAGATCTCGGCCTCAAGGAGCCCTGGCCCGAGATTTTGAAGATCGCCGACCGCCTTGTGGGTTTGCCGCGCCACCTGTCGGTCCATCCCGGCGGCGTGATCCTCACGCCCGGTCCCATCACCCGGCACGTGCCCATTCAAACGGCCCGAAAAGAAGTGCCGTGCCGTGAAGGGTTTCATAGGACTTCCGTCCTCCACCCTCCGGGTAGCCGCAAGCCATGGTCCATGCCGCGCCCTCCTGGGCGCGGCGACATATCATGGCCCCATTCCCTCCGCGGAATGGGGCTTCAGCTTGCGTCCCAGTGCCAAGCAGAGTCGCAGAAGGTGGCCATCATCCACTGGGAAAAGGACCAGGCGGAGGACGCCGGCCTCGTGAAAATCGATCTGCTGGGGAACCGAAGCCTGGCTGTCATCCGAGACGCCACCCAAATGGTGCGGGAGAAGGATGGCGTGCCGACCGAATTCCTCCGAACGAACCCTATCGATGATCCCGGCGCGCAGGAACTCATGCGCACGGGCCGCACGATGGGATGCTTCTACGTGGAATCCCCGGCGATGCGGCTTCTACTCAAGCGTTGCCGCAAACCGGATTACGACCATCTTGTGATCGCCTCGTCCATCATCCGCCCGGCGGCGAACGACTACATCATGGAATACATCGCCCGCGTGCGCGGCGAAAAGCCGGCCACGCCGATCCATCCGCTCCTGGAGCCGGTGCTGTCGGACAGTTACCAGATCGCCGTCTATCAGGAGCACGTCATGTTGATCTCCATGGCGTTCGCGGGATTTTCCATTGTCGAAGCGGACGGCCTCCGCAAGGCGCTCGGCAAGAAGGATTACTTCGTTCGGCTCGGGCAGTTCCGGGACAAATTCTTCGCCGGCGCCAGGGCAAAGGGCATCGCGGAGCAACAAATCCTCGAAGTCTGGAAGATGATCGAATCCTTTTCCGGCTACAGCTTCTGCAAGCCTCACAGCGCCAGTTACGCCATGGTGTCGTACCAGTCGGCGTTCATCAAAGCGCACCATCCGGCGGAGTTTTACGCGGCCGTCATCTCGAACCAGGGCGGCTACTACCACTGGTGGGCCTATCACAACGACGCCATCCGCGAGGGGCTGCGCGTTCTCCCACCGAGCATCAACCTGAGCGAGTGGAAGTGGCGGGGATGGGAACGGACGCTCCGCATGGGTTTCATGCAGATCAAGGGTCTGAAAAAGGAATCGGTGGACGTGCTTGTGGAAGACCGCCGGCGAGGTGGGCCTTACGGATCGCTACGGGAGTTCCTAGACCGCGTTCGCATCGACCCGTCCGACACGATTCTCCTCATCAAGGCCGGAGCCTTTGACAGAGTAAGCGTCAGCGTAACGCGAGCGCAGATGATCTGGTCCGTGCTAAGCGACGGGAATCGTGACGCGAGAACGAACGGGAACCTGTTTCCGTCCGCCGAACGACTGCCTGCGCTCAGCGCCTATGACGAACAGACGATGCTCCGGCACGAGGCGGACGTGCTCGGCTTTCTGGTGAGCCGCCATCCGCTCACGCTGTATCAGGACGAAATCCGCCGTTTGAACGCCATACCGGCGAAGGATCTGGACCGGTATGCCGGCAAGGACGTGACGCTCGTCGGCTGGTGGGTCACGTCGAAGCCCGCCGAAACGAAACGCGGCGAGCGCATGGAGTTCGTTTCCTTCGAAGACACAACGGCCCTCTTTGACGCGACGCTGTTTCCGAAAGTCTATGCGCGGGCCGTTCCGTATCGCCACCGCCCCGTGCCCTACGTCATCCGTGGAAAAGTCGAGGAGCAATTCGGCGCCTGCACCGTCACCGTCTCTTCCATCGCGCCCCTGAGTCCCATCCGAAGCGGCGCTTCAAGGCGATCCGGCTCGCGCCGCGGGCTGCCGGACGCCTCTCCGGAGGAGAACTCGTACCTTGCCGGATGACGCGAATGGCAGTTCTCGCTACCACCTTGCAGGGCGATCGAAGGTGATGGGTATGCTGGAAATCGTCAGGTAATTTGGCGGGTGGGTGTCTGGTGGAAGCTTTTCGGTCGCGAAGCCGGGAGGTGGAACCGGAGTCTATCTCCGGGCATTCTCCAATTGAAGCCAGACGCGGAGATTTTTGTCCAACTCCAATAGATCGCCAGTGGAAAGCGCTCCGATCCGCTTCCTCACGAGACGGCTTTCGATGGTGGCGATGTGTCCCTTGATCCCGCTGGCCACATTGAGCCCCGCGAATCTCCAGTCCTTGAGGGTGAATTCGCTGTTCTCAAGGCGTGAAGTTATCGGGACAACGATCAAATCTCCCGTTGAACGAAATTGACCTACGACAATCGCGGGCCGGACTTTCTTGCTTTCGAGATTGGAAAACGGGATGGGAAGAAGGACAGCCTCACCCTTGGAGAAGTTCATTGTAAACGTCGTCGTCGGGATTGTCCCAGACCTGCGTGAGCGATTGCTCGGATTCTCTCAGCCAGATCTTGCGTTCATCGTCATTCATCTCCTTCGGAGAATCCTCGACGGTGACGTAGACGCGTGCCTGCTCCGCAAACGGTAGCGGCTCGGCCAATTTGAGGGTGCCGTTTTCGTACACGGCCTCCGTTTTCCGTTTCACAAGAATAGGATACGACTCCAGGAGCGTAAAGGCAATGACGGATCGGGAGCGGTATGTACAGGAGGATCGTGAGGGGCGCGAGGGGAAATTCGACCTTCGCGCCTTCCACGATAATGACCTCAAATCCTGTCAACAGAGCCATAACCTATCTTCCAAGCAACGTCCCTCAACACCCAACCGAAACGTCAGGACCGGGACACCTTGACTCCGGACGTCCTCGCCAAGAGTCTTTCCGAGGACTTCAAGATTCCAACCGACCAAATCGCCATCGCCACCGGGCAGACACGGGGCGTGGAAGACGTCAACCTGTTCGCCCGGCAATGTCCTATCCGGTTCATCATTACGATCCAGGCGCTTCGGGAGGGATGGGATTGTTCGTTCGCATACGTTCTGTGCTCTGTCGCCGACACGGGATCGCAACGGGCGGTGGAACAGGTTCTCGGACGTATCCTCAGATTGCCCGGAGCCAAACGAAAGCGGTCGCCGGAATTGAATAATGCCCACGCATTCGCAACCTCCCCCCGATTTATCGAGGCTGCGAAAACTCCGAAGGATGCCCTTGTCGATAACGGCTTCGAGCGATTCGAGGCAGAACGGTTCGTAACGCCCGCAGGCGATACGATACCCCTGCTCGAGGGAAGCAAGATCAAAGTGAAACTCACCGAAGCCCCGGACCTCTCCAAGCTCGCACCCGAAATGCGGCAAAGCGTGGAATACGAAAGCTATTCCGGCACGCTCGCCGTGGACACACACCTTCTGGACAAGTTCTCCCCCAAGAAGCTGTATCAGTGCCTAAAGAACGATCCCGACCGTTCGGCCCTCGAATCCGCACTGCATGGGCTGAAACCGGCGGGGGCGATGGAGGATCCGCAGCGTCTGCTCCCGTTCAAGGTCCCACTCCTCTGCATTCGCGTAAACGGGCAGCTTGAATTGTTCGAGGACAGTCACTTTCGCGAGAGGCCCTGGAATTTGGCGGAGTGCGATCCGACGCTCACAGACGCGGATTTCCCGGCTGATTCCACGGGCGGCTCCGCCGGAGAGATTGATGTGAGCGAAGCCGGTCAAGTGGAGTTCAGGCAGTTTGTTGACCGGCTACACGAGCAGCTCAGTTTGGTGACATCGGAACCGGGATGGACCGTGCAGGGGCTGGCGAACTGGCTGGACCGGCAGATTCCACACCATTACAGTCGGCAAGCCCATTCGAGGCTCGTCATGCACAAGGTCCTCACCGCGCTGATCGAGGGTCGCGGCATTTCCATCGAACAACTCGCCCGGCGCAAATTCCGGCTGAGAAATGCCATCGAGAAGAAAATCCAGGAGCATCGGGCGGCCCAGGCCAAGAAGGAGTACAACGGGCTGCTGTTTGGGGTGGGGAAAGCTGCCATCGAGGTAAGCCCGGAGATCTGCTTCAGCTACGATGCGGATCGGTACTCGCCGAACTGGTACTACGATGGCGGGTACCGCTTCAACAAGCACTACTTCCCCGAGCGAATCGGGGAACTGAGATCAGACGTGGAAGAATTCGAATGCGCCCAGTTTATCGACCAACTTCCGGAGGTGAAGTTCTGGGTCCGAAATCTGGAGCGCCGTCCTGAGCATTCCTTCTGGCTCCAGACCTCCACCGACAAGTTCTACCCGGATTTTGTCGCCCTCCTGAACGACGGGCGGATTCTCGTAGTCGAATCAAAGGGGGAGCATCTCTGGAGCAACGACGACTCCAAGGAGAAACGCGCCGTCGGCGACCTCTGGGCCGATCTCAGCGGCGGTAGGTGCCTTTTTGTGATGCCGAAGGGCAAGGATTGGGGCGCCATTACGGATGTGGTCAGGAACTCAAGGTGACGATGACCCCTCAGGTGTCTGGACCAAGTGAAGGATCGAGTATGGGAGTACGAGGAAGCGTGGCGGATACCCAAGCGTGGTCATCCTGGCCGGGCCGAACGGGGCGGGAAAATCGACGGTCGGTCCGTCGCTTCTGAAGGAAACGCTCAGGGTGACGGAACTGGTCAACGCCGACGTGATTGCCCAAGGATTATCGGGCTTTCGGCCGGAAGGCGCGGTGTTTCAGTTCCTCGACAACCGGTTGAATCAGGCGTAATGTTTCTCCCATGCAGTCCCACTACGAAACCGCCGTGTCCGTTGCGAGAAAACTTCAGGGTAAGGACCGCATTCGTTTTCTCCAAACGCTTGCACGACACAGGGTATATCGCACGGCGATGGAAGACCTCGTTGATGGTCTCCTGATCGAGGAGCGTAGAACCGAGCCCAGCCGACTTCTTTCCGAGTACATTGCCGAGCATCGCCGAAGAAGGCGGTAGGGTCTCCGCCTACACGGTCCGACTCAAGAAGTCGGCGGAGAAGGAGCTCGATTCGATTGTTGATCCCAACCACAGGCGGATCGTCAAGCGGTTGGAGCAATTAGGTTTAACCCCTCGTCCACCCGGGACCAAAAAGCTTCAGGGAAGCGACGGATACCGGATCAGGGTTGGTGACTTCCGCATTCTCTATCTGGTCGATGACCAAGCGAAGGCAGTGGAGGTCACCGCAGTAGGCCACCGCCGCGAAGTCTACCGCTGAGCACCGTGCGGTTCGTCTTCCAAGTGCTGACGCATATCGCTCTTTTCGTCAGATCGAGCGCATCGGGCGAAAGAGGTCGATCAGCGGCCTGAGTGGGATCGATTCTGGATGGGATGGGCGATCAGGGCGGCGTGGGCGACGGCAGGGGCGCTGACGGTAAAGTGGTCCCCACCCGGGTATCCGCGCGGCGGGAGGGCGCTTGGACCCGCCCCGGGCCACCGGCGCGGAGTGATTCCACGAACGCGACCGCCAGATCCTGGACCATCTCGATGGGATTATCGACCCGCTCCGGCTGGGACAGGGAGATGAACGGGGGGAAATCGGGCTGATAGCGGCGGTCGCCGATGAAGCTCGAAAACATCGTGTGGAGCGCCGGCGCAATCTGGACCACGGCGATGGTGTTTTCGCCGATGCCGGCCTGATATGGCGCCCGCAAGGTGGGGAGATCGACGAACCGAAGCGGCTCACTCATTGACGGGAGGGTCACGAAAGTTGCGCCCATGGCGCGCGCGAGGAGTTCGGTAGCCTGATTTGGAATCAGTTCGTCTGAGCGGGCCTGCAAGACGAGGACGTTCCGTTTCCTTTCTGCGATCAGCGGCGCGAAGGAAAGCGGATCTCCAGGCGAGATGGCCGCGTCGAGAAGAGACAGCGATCGCTGCGCTTCCGCGGGAAGAGAAGCCGGATCTGAAACGTCAATGTACGGATCAAAAATCGACCGGATGAACGGGGAGAGCATCCCGGCAAACAAGGGCGACGCCGAGTACATCGGAAGGAAGACGCCCCCTCCGGCGACGGAAAGCACCGCCCCGGCGAGATCGGGTGAGACCGTGACGACGCTCGCGCCGAGGACCGACCCGAACGACTCGCTCGTGTAGACGATATGCCGGGTGTCGAAATCGAGTCCGGCGAACGC from Nitrospirota bacterium includes these protein-coding regions:
- a CDS encoding DNA polymerase III subunit alpha, which codes for MTGLGSFVHLQVHSGYSLLRGVNLVEEIVFSARERGYKALALTDVNNLYACVRFWDLAKQAGLHPILGAKVCHASGNAVLLVESKAGYARLCEILSAVHQIPGFDLVEALREDAGGLVILSKNPRLLEALRVVVPPSHLFGLVTPGCGPTPYPDHSSTRRPGAGPHKVPITVPEGGCSEAERATWIRRLEAMRLRPVATTETTFLDPGEHWIHKILRAIDLNTSLSRMAGADIAPETAWLTPPDEIGKVFRAVPAAIENSLEIAERCVLDSPPWGETIFPSFDGLSGTDTFALLERSCLEVVDSRYPGRPPEVLARLRRELEIIRDKGFAGYFLIVRDIVRRATRSCGRGSGAASLVSYLLGITAVDPIRHNLFFERFLNPSRKDPPDIDVDFAWDERDNILSYVFEKYGAAHSAMVANHVTFQPRMAVREVAKVYGLADDEIGAVTERIGGVFESTGMPTEAVRGARDLGLKEPWPEILKIADRLVGLPRHLSVHPGGVILTPGPITRHVPIQTARKEVPCREGFHRTSVLHPPGSRKPWSMPRPPGRGDISWPHSLRGMGLQLASQCQAESQKVAIIHWEKDQAEDAGLVKIDLLGNRSLAVIRDATQMVREKDGVPTEFLRTNPIDDPGAQELMRTGRTMGCFYVESPAMRLLLKRCRKPDYDHLVIASSIIRPAANDYIMEYIARVRGEKPATPIHPLLEPVLSDSYQIAVYQEHVMLISMAFAGFSIVEADGLRKALGKKDYFVRLGQFRDKFFAGARAKGIAEQQILEVWKMIESFSGYSFCKPHSASYAMVSYQSAFIKAHHPAEFYAAVISNQGGYYHWWAYHNDAIREGLRVLPPSINLSEWKWRGWERTLRMGFMQIKGLKKESVDVLVEDRRRGGPYGSLREFLDRVRIDPSDTILLIKAGAFDRVSVSVTRAQMIWSVLSDGNRDARTNGNLFPSAERLPALSAYDEQTMLRHEADVLGFLVSRHPLTLYQDEIRRLNAIPAKDLDRYAGKDVTLVGWWVTSKPAETKRGERMEFVSFEDTTALFDATLFPKVYARAVPYRHRPVPYVIRGKVEEQFGACTVTVSSIAPLSPIRSGASRRSGSRRGLPDASPEENSYLAG
- a CDS encoding type II toxin-antitoxin system PemK/MazF family toxin, with amino-acid sequence MNFSKGEAVLLPIPFSNLESKKVRPAIVVGQFRSTGDLIVVPITSRLENSEFTLKDWRFAGLNVASGIKGHIATIESRLVRKRIGALSTGDLLELDKNLRVWLQLENARR
- a CDS encoding antitoxin family protein, whose protein sequence is MKRKTEAVYENGTLKLAEPLPFAEQARVYVTVEDSPKEMNDDERKIWLRESEQSLTQVWDNPDDDVYNELLQG
- a CDS encoding type II toxin-antitoxin system RelE/ParE family toxin gives rise to the protein MAEEGGRVSAYTVRLKKSAEKELDSIVDPNHRRIVKRLEQLGLTPRPPGTKKLQGSDGYRIRVGDFRILYLVDDQAKAVEVTAVGHRREVYR